Part of the Candidatus Rokuibacteriota bacterium genome, GAAATCCGGACCGGCCGTCACCCGCGGGCCTCGGCGAGCTGGGCGGGCACGGTCCGCCTCGCCGGCCCGGCGCTAGAGCGCCATCTGCTTGGCGATGATCTCCTTCATGATCTCGGAGGTGCCGCCGCCGATGGTGAGGAGCCGGATATCCCGGAAGAAGCGCTCGATGGGGTACTCGCGCATGTAGCCGTAGCCGCCGTGGAGCTGGACGCAGTCGTAGGCGATCTTCTGGGCGATCTCGCCGCAGAAGAGCTTCACCATCGAGATTTCCTTCACCGCGTCCTCGCGGCTCTGGAACTTGAGGCACGCCGCGTAGGTGAGCCAGCGGGCAGCCTCGAGCAGCGTCGCCATGTCGGCGATCCGGTGCCGCACCACCTGCTTCCGGGAAAGCGGCTCGTCGAAGGCCTGCCGCTGCTGGACGTAGGCGATGGTGTCCTCCAGCGCCCGCGCGGAGCCGGCCACCGCCTGGATCCCCGCGACCAGCCGCTCGCGCTGGAAGACGCGCATCACCTCGTAGAAGCCCTTGCCCTCCTGCCCCAGCAGGTTCTCGACCGGCACCCGCATATCCTGGAAGGCCAGCTCGGCCGTGTCGGAGGCGCGGTTGCCCATCTTGTCGAGCTTGCGGCTCACGCTGAACCCGGGCGTGCCGCGCTCCACCAGGAACATGGAGATGCCCTGGTGGCGGCGCCCCTGGAGACTCGGCCCGAGCCGGGCGGCGACGAAGTAGAGGTCCGCAAGCACCCCGTTGGTGATGAACATCTTGGAGCCGTTGAGGACGTAGTGGTCGCCGTCGGCGACCGCCCGCGTCTTGACGGCGGCCACGTCCGACCCCCCGCCGGGTTCCGTCACGGCGATGGCGGAGAGCGCCTCGCCGCGGCAGATGGCCGGCAGGTACTTCTCCTTCAGGGCCTCCGAGCCCGTCCAGTAGAGGTGGGGCGAGGCCATGTCCGTGTGGACGCTCACCGCCATGGCGAGGGAGGCGCAGCGCGAGCGGGCCAGCTCCTCGTTCAGCACGACCGTGGTGAGGAAGTCGGCGCCGCCGCCCCCGTACTTCTCGTCGTACTCGACGCCGAGCAAGCCGAGCCCGCCCATCCGGGGCCAGAGGCTCTTGGGGATCTGCCCGGCCTCCTCCCACGCGTCGATGTGGGGCACGACCTCCTTCTCGACGAAGCTCCGCACCGCCTGCCTGAACATCTCGTGCTGCTCGGTGAAGATCCTCATCCCCTCAGTCCCACTTCCGCTGGTCGTCGATCTTCTTCGCGTTGTCGGCAAT contains:
- a CDS encoding acyl-CoA dehydrogenase family protein, with translation MRIFTEQHEMFRQAVRSFVEKEVVPHIDAWEEAGQIPKSLWPRMGGLGLLGVEYDEKYGGGGADFLTTVVLNEELARSRCASLAMAVSVHTDMASPHLYWTGSEALKEKYLPAICRGEALSAIAVTEPGGGSDVAAVKTRAVADGDHYVLNGSKMFITNGVLADLYFVAARLGPSLQGRRHQGISMFLVERGTPGFSVSRKLDKMGNRASDTAELAFQDMRVPVENLLGQEGKGFYEVMRVFQRERLVAGIQAVAGSARALEDTIAYVQQRQAFDEPLSRKQVVRHRIADMATLLEAARWLTYAACLKFQSREDAVKEISMVKLFCGEIAQKIAYDCVQLHGGYGYMREYPIERFFRDIRLLTIGGGTSEIMKEIIAKQMAL